The nucleotide window CTCATCAACTTAGCTGAAGGCAGATGGATAGAGACAAAGACAAACATCATCTTTTTAGGGCCACCTGGGACAGGTAAAACCCACTTAAGCATTGCTTTAGGGATAGAAGCCATAAAAAGGGGCTATAAGGTTTATTTTATCCCTGTGCAGGAATTAGTAGATAAATTCTACACATCTTTGGCCACAGGAGAGATAAAAAAGTTATTTAAAAAGCTGTTAAGTTATGACTGTATTATATTGGATGAAATAGGTTATTTACCGTTAGATAAAAAGGCAGCCAACTATTTATTTCAGCTTATCAGTAAATGTTATGAAC belongs to Methanophagales archaeon and includes:
- a CDS encoding ATP-binding protein, translated to MIDIETYNCLIKALTALKLSYIRENLDDYLKLAEAKNLSHLEVLFGLMQKELKERKQKRIQKRLKAAGFPQQKSLEAFDFNFQTSVKKQKLINLAEGRWIETKTNIIFLGPPGTGKTHLSIALGIEAIKRGYKVYFIPVQELVDKFYTSLATGEIKKLFKKLLSYDCIILDEIGYLPLDKKAANYLFQLISKCYE